The Alnus glutinosa chromosome 3, dhAlnGlut1.1, whole genome shotgun sequence nucleotide sequence aaATTGTATCATTTAGCAGTGGTTATGGGTGATTTGAATGTGTATTGAAAAGAAGTAGCATACACAGTTGAAGCTGTATTCGATATGAAACTTCAAGCACGATTATTTGGTTTTTTCATCATGTTGGAAAATTAGTCTTGGATTCTGTGTTTCTTCACAAGCCAAATTTCAACCGTGTTAGAAAATCTGGGGAAACGTACAATATAACCAAACTAAGTAATGGAATTTCAAAATTGACatggttctttttctttgattctttttttttttttttttttttatgatatatttttgtCCCTCTAATTTTGGTGTTGGTTTTTGGGATGGAGTTAGCAAGTTTGACTTCTACTTCAGGTCAAATCTCATATTTCAATCTTATTTTGTAGACTTCATGCTGTTTATTGATCTGTtttgtttgagagagagagaggggggggggggagggggtgtaacatattgtttatttttatatgataaTGAGTTTGTATGTGTTCAAAGGTTCTACttacccaaaaagaaagtgttctAAGGGTCTCTCTTGAGTTTGTATGTGTTCAATAACAGCTTAGTTGAGTATGAGTCTTTGTCCCAGGGAATAATCCAGTTGATGATTGCATTCAAGTTCTTTTTCTGCTGCATGCCATATCAATGTAAGAGTATGACCCCAAAAATAGTTCCAGAAAACTCATTGATATGGACTGCTGTGGCCTGTGTGTGTTGCGCTTGTGCATTTCTCTGGATTAAGAGGACTCTTTTTTCGTAGTAGTTCCCAATTATGGCTTTTCAATGAAGAGGCTGGCTATTCATGTTTAATCTATCTATCCATCTATCTATCTCTCTCCTTCTTTTTTTGGGTACAAGTTTTAATTAAAAGGTGTACCAAATATTATGATATCATAGATACACGCAACATTTTGATATATTCCTTAACTTCAATATTCAATGAAACCATGATGGCAGTATATGATGTACCCAAATGTGGACTTTacaagtttttgttttattgagaTCCTAAGATAGTTTATATGAAACGACCTAGGAAAGTACTAGCTGCATTTGCACTATCATttcaaaatgactagttaagTTGCAATTGGAACTCTCTAGAATTACTTAGCCTacactatcactccaaaaagaCTTGTTAAGTTGCAATTGGAACTCCCtacaatcacttataaagcctaatctcacctaataaaaaatcaatatggAACTTAGAATTTATGGACATCTTTATAACCCACCGACTCAATGAGGACAATTCATGTTTCCAATGTGGGACTAACTTTCAGGGGTGTCTCGATCTCTTTCACTTAAATTCCTGATGTCCTTGTCAGGGCCCACCCCATACAGTGTCGTAACTTTACATAGTGTTACTAGGTTGCTCTAATATTGTTTGCAACGACCTAGAGAAAGCATTAACTACATTTAGGTtgtcactccaaaaggactggCCAAGTTGCAATTGACGCTTtttagaattacttataaagttTAGTCTCACCTACTAAAGAGTCAATGTAAAACTTAATACCCATGAGCATTTTTATAATCCATCCACTTAATGTGCGTAATTCATCTTCTTTATGTGAGATTACCTTTTTGGAGTGTCACATTACATTTATTATGGTCTCTGACATTCAAAAATCGGTGCTCAGTTTGTTGTTAATGCATTTCTCTCATTAGAAGTCTTGTAATGTATCTTTCTTCAACAGGATTTTGTTGTTCTTGAACCAAATAGGCCGGAGATCATCTATTCAAACTACCCTTATAGTATTATATCTCTTTACAAGTTTCCCAACTGCGCTGTTCAAAATTATAAGGTACCCGGCAATTTTCTATTATTGTATTTATTACAGATCTATGTTCTGCTACTATGTTTGCTAAACTTATTAATCTAAGTAATACAGAGGACAATTTGGTTGTTGGATTGCCTTTCTTGCTGTCACAGCAAACCTCTTCTTCCCTCAAACCTTTCCAGGTTTGAATCAGTTATTGACcataacaatttttatttttatttttcattatgaCATGGTGTAATTGCATTACAGTTTACGAATTTCTGCTTTGATTATGTATTATCTATGTTTTCAGCTTCTCGCTTTCTCCTGTTTGTGATTACTCCTGATTGGGTGGCTGATGGACTACGGGGTAGCATCTGCAGTGGTATTCTTTGCCTTCTAATTGGAGTTTTACTTGTTATAACAGAGGTGAGAGGAATTGGACGACATAGTAACTGTCAATGCAACTTCCACTGCATTTGTTATTGTCTTGGTATAGCTTTGCTGTTCTTCTTTACAATACGGTATCTGTGCCTGGAAACCTGGTAGTCAAATTGTTCTATTGGGAGGGGTGTTACTTCCTAACTTGTGGATCTTTTTATGAGCTTTCTAGGGGCTCTGCAATTATAATGAATTTTCTTGATTGATGCATACAAACTTCAACTActtgtgtgttttcttttcttttttccctgtTCTGGTGTTACTTATGAAAATTATGAGTTTCGAAAATGATGAATTCAAGCCTgctttttatctcaaaaatttgtGCTAGTGTTTGCAAGAATGGCAAGAATGATAACTTTTCTCAGCAATGGGAGGTCATCACTGTTGGGGGCTGGACAGAATATCTAGGATCCTTGGATTCTATGTAGGCAAACCTGGCCCCGCA carries:
- the LOC133864143 gene encoding cold-regulated 413 plasma membrane protein 2-like; this translates as MENLGTRFGEVVASVGHAVVGASSASTEQLSGVSGNFQWGGTFSALILLFLNQIGRRSSIQTTLIVLYLFTSFPTALFKIIRGQFGCWIAFLAVTANLFFPQTFPASRFLLFVITPDWVADGLRGSICSGILCLLIGVLLVITEVRGIGRHSNCQCNFHCICYCLGIALLFFFTIRYLCLETW